GTCTGTACAAGACGTCTGATGTATAATCCCATTTTGAAAGAAGAAATCCTGCAATTCTCGAGATAGGAATTTCAATCCATTATCACTTCGAATAACCTTCACCATTGTTCCGAATTGGttcttaattaaattacaaaaaccCATTAAACTTTCCTTCGCCTCTGACCAACAGATATAACCATAATGCTTGGCTATGATCATCCACAATAGTTAGAAAATAGCTTGCCCCAGAAATGGTTTTCTCCCTATATGGACCCCATAAATCACAATGCACAAGATGAAACGGTAACTGAGCTTTATTCGAACTTAAACTGAACTGTGATCGAGTCTGTTTGGCCCGAAGACATATATCACAATTCTTATTCTTCATGCAACtagaatcaaaattaatttcttttatccTAATACCATTGGATGGATGCCCAAGGCGCTTATGCCAGATATCTCCCGAGCTTACTCCCAGTGCCTGACATGCCAAAGCCGAAGATGTCACCCATCGCAAGTAGTAGACCCCCCTTCGAATCTCACCCAGTCCAACCGTCTTCTTCGATACGCGGTCCTGTATAAGACATAGCTCAGGTAAGAAGGtcacaaaataattcatgtcCTTGCTTAGTTGTCCGACCGAGattaaattgcaattaaattcTGGCACAAATAAGACATCCTGCAAAACCAATGAATCTCCAAGTCGAACAATCCCTACACTCGTTGCTCGAGTAGATTTCCCGTTGGGAGTAAAAATGGGAATTTTATCATCAATCGACTTCAAATCATCCAAACAATCCACACATCCTTGTCATATGCTTCAAGGCACCCGTATCAATTATCCATTCATTTCGCTTAATAGAAACGAAATCGTTATTACCGACAAGTGGTTCACTCCTTCCTTCGTGGGCCGCGATGATATTCAATAGGGTCTTGAACTGTGTGCTGGACAAGCCCGAGAGGGAGTTCCCTGTATAGTTAGGAATCCTTCCTTCATGGACAGCACTTGATTGACCTGGGAGAGAGTGCCCACCGTTCCACTGGTTCCCTCCGTTCCACTGTTTTCTCTGTCCCGTGTACTGACCTCCTGTGCTGCTGGAATTCGAGAACTCCTATGCTGTGTTGGCTACTGCCACACGCCCCCCACTCCATTGTCCAGACCCTTTCCATTGTCCTGTGGTTGCTTGCTTTCCTTGAGCTCCAGatttcttccattttccttTGTTTCCATCTGCAGGTGACCCATGAAGAGCCCAACAAGAGCTCTTGACGTGCCCTGGTCGACCACAGTGGTCGCATATCGGCTTACCTTCGGCAGTCCATCTCTGTCCTTGCCGATTCTCACTCCCACTTCTGGCGACGAACGCCCCTATTTCAGCTCCTCCttcgggcgtgcgcgcggcttCTCTGGAACGAGCAATAGTGTGCTGTTTTTCCTCTTCTGAGATCATCTGGTATACTCTACTCATCGAGGGTAAGGGTTCGGTCCTGAGTATGTCGGATCGTACCCCTCGAAATTGCTCATCCAACCCCATCAAGAACTGGtatattttctccttttctctctGGGCTATGTATCTTGTTGCTGCGTCACACGAGCATCCTGGTGACTCGAGGTAATTTTCAAGCTCATCCCAAAGTGTCTTGATGCCTGAGTAGTATCTCTGAATCGTCTTGCCTCCTTGCCTGTACAAACTAATATCCGACTTCAACTGATAAATCCTCATTTCATTCCCCTGTGAATACCTCTCCTTCAAATCATCCCAAAGAATCTTCGCATCAGTGGCATAAGCCGCACTCGGCTGCAGCTCCTTCTCTATTCCGTTGAATATCCATGCCAATATGAGGGAGTTACACATCTCCCAGCTCTCAAGATTTGTATCTCCTGTTGGTGGTTTCAGAACTTTACCTTCCACGAACCCCAACTTCCCTTTAGCCGTGAGTGCAATTCTCATCGCTCTCGACCACGTCAAATAATTATCCCCAT
Above is a window of Punica granatum isolate Tunisia-2019 chromosome 7, ASM765513v2, whole genome shotgun sequence DNA encoding:
- the LOC116214368 gene encoding uncharacterized protein LOC116214368, with product MTRKEDKAEDSGKGMQTSATFKIGTSDSTGLQITSCLLNGDNYLTWSRAMRIALTAKGKLGFVEGKVLKPPTGDTNLESWEMCNSLILAWIFNGIEKELQPSAAYATDAKILWDDLKERYSQGNEMRIYQLKSDISLYRQGGKTIQRYYSGIKTLWDELENYLESPGCSCDAATRYIAQREKEKIYQFLMGLDEQFRGVRSDILRTEPLPSMSRVYQMISEEEKQHTIARSREAARTPEGGAEIGAFVARSGSENRQGQRWTAEGKPICDHCGRPGHVKSSCWALHGSPADGNKGKWKKSGAQGKQATTGQWKGSGQWSGGRVAVANTA